TCGCTGCAACTGCTCCATCTGCACGAAGGCGCGGGCCTGGTTCGCGATTGTGAAAGCCGATGAACTGACCATCCAGAAAGGCGAGGACCACCTGGCTGATTACAGCTGGACCCCGCCCGGTGGCCCCAAGGTCCATCTCCACTACCGGTTCTGCAAGACCTGCGGCATTCGCGCATTTGCCCGGGGAGAGCAGGAAGACCTCGGCGGCACCTTCTATGCCGTAGCCATCTCCGCGCTCGACGATATCGAGGGCGACATCGACCAGCTCGCCAGCTCCATCACCTATGTCGATGGGCGCCACGACGAGTACAGCAAGGCGCCGGCCGACACGCGCCTCATGTGACTGCGAGAGGTCCAGGGGCCCGGCCTTCGGAAGGCAGCAGCGCCAGGGCGGTCAGGCAGCAGGCGCTTCGGCGGCGGCGTGCACGGCTACCACGCGCTGGAGGGCACCTTCCCGGGCGGCCGCAGCTTCTCCGGCCGCGCGGCGGTCCGGGCCGCCGCGGGCGGCGTGTAGCGCTCCGGCTCAGGCCTCCGCGCGGATGGGCCACGGCGTGGGGCGGGTGCCCGCCATCCAGTTGTCGTGCCGCCCGTCCCAGTACCCGTAGGTGAGCAGGCCCGGGTCCACGTCCTCCAGCGCGTTGACGTTGATGGAGACGAACTCGCCGCCCAGCGAGGGCACGTCGCCCGCTCCGAAGCACAGCACGCCGCAGTGCTTGCAGAAGGCGCGGTAGTTCGGGCTGTCTCCGCGCCGGTACTCGCTCAGGTGCTCCTGGCCCTTCACCAGCCGGAAGGCGGAGGGCTTCAGGGTGACGCCCGCCCCGCCGTACTTCGTGCAGATGGAGCAGTTGCAGCGGCTGGCGCCGGCCAGGTCCA
This DNA window, taken from Pyxidicoccus xibeiensis, encodes the following:
- a CDS encoding GFA family protein, which translates into the protein MTQTDASKTTAGQSGLRTYHGNCLCGAVAYEATVDLAGASRCNCSICTKYGGAGVTLKPSAFRLVKGQEHLSEYRRGDSPNYRAFCKHCGVLCFGAGDVPSLGGEFVSINVNALEDVDPGLLTYGYWDGRHDNWMAGTRPTPWPIRAEA
- a CDS encoding GFA family protein, producing MAKKTFHGSCHCGAVAFTAELDLAQGTRRCNCSICTKARAWFAIVKADELTIQKGEDHLADYSWTPPGGPKVHLHYRFCKTCGIRAFARGEQEDLGGTFYAVAISALDDIEGDIDQLASSITYVDGRHDEYSKAPADTRLM